A part of Carettochelys insculpta isolate YL-2023 chromosome 1, ASM3395843v1, whole genome shotgun sequence genomic DNA contains:
- the LOC142002507 gene encoding olfactory receptor 52B2-like: protein MMPADNQTYFALESFILTVFQGTEESNIWMSIPFCLMYIVALYGNSLLLFIILTEQSLHEPMYLFLSMLATSDILLSTTTVPKMLDLFWFRAGEISFAACLTQLFFIHFSFIAESAMLVAMAFDRYVAICDPLRYTTVLTKAVIGKMGLAVVTRSFCVVFPVIFLVKRLKFCRGNLLPHTYCEYMGIIRLACDNITVYFLYGVAMAMLAFVLDAALIAVSHVLILRAVFRLPSDNARIKALRTCSSHISVILMFYPPSFFSSFAYHLGNIIPGYILNLLSHLHLLIPPMLNPIIYGVTSKAILNQVIKVFYQYHGRSFLPS from the coding sequence ATGATGCCAGCCGACAATCAGACCTATTTTGCCCTGGAAAGTTTCATCCTGACCGTCTTTCAAGGTACAGAGGAGTCTAACATCTGGATGTCCATCCCCTTCTGTCTGATGTACATTGTGGCTCTTTACGGGAATTCTCTCCTCTTATTCATCATATTGACAGAAcaaagcctccatgagcccatgtacctttTCCTCTCCATGCTGGCCACATCTGATATACTGTTATCAACCACCACAGTGCCCAAGATGCTGGATCTATTCTGGTTCAGAGCAGGGGAAATTTCTTttgctgcctgcctcacccagttgTTCTTCATCCATTTCAGTTTTATTGCCGAGTCGGCCATGCTGGTGGCCATGGCGTTTGATCGGTATGTTGCCATCTGCGACCCCCTGAGATACACCACTGTGCTAACCAAGGCTGTGATCGGGAAGATGGGGCTGGCGGTTGTCACAAGAAGTTTCTGTGTTGTTTTCCCTGTCATCTTTCTCGTGAAGCGACTGAAGTTCTGCAGAGGCAACCTCCTTCCGCACACCTACTGTGAGTACATGGGCATCATCCGGCTGGCCTGCGACAACATCACAGTCTACTTCTTGTACGGTGTAGCCATGGCTATGTTAGCATTTGTGTTGGATGCTGCGCTCATTGCCGTGTCTCATGTGCTCATTCTCAGGGCCGTCTTCCGGCTCCCATCCGACAACGCCCGGATCAAAGCTCtgcgcacctgcagctcccacatctCTGTCATACTGATGTTCTACCCACCGtcctttttctcctcttttgcatACCATTTGGGGAACATCATCCCTGGTTATATTCTGAACCTCCTGTCCCACCTTCATCTGCTCATTCCTCccatgctaaaccccatcatTTATGGGGTGACATCAAAAGCCATCCTGAATCAGGTGATCAAGGTGTTTTATCAATATCATGGAAGAAGCTTCCTGCCGAGCTAA